The following nucleotide sequence is from Psychroflexus torquis ATCC 700755.
ATTTCGTTTTGAACTTTCAAATCAAAATATTGATGAATATTTTCTGAAGAGCCCAAGACTGTTCCTGATATAAAATTGGCCGATGAAACCAGCTTACTGTTATGGTAGGTATGGGATTTAAAGGTTAGCCCTAGAGCTATAGTCATAAGAATGATAAACACCAAACCCGTCTTATTTTTAATAAGAAAAATAATGATTTGCTGCATAACACGTTTTTATTTTAGAAGTACAGGCTTATAGCGTTCTAAATCTTTTAAAGTGATCCCCGTTCCTCTTACAATAGCTCTTAGGGGGTCTTCCGCTATGTAAACAGGTAAGTCTGTTTTTTGAGATAGGCGTTTATCCAAGCCTCTTAACATAGACCCTCCTCCAGCAAGGTATATGCCAGTGTTATAAATATCTGCAGCTAATTCTGGAGGAGTTTGAGATAAGGTTTCCATCACAGCATCTTCTATTCTTAGTATAGATTTATCTAAGGCTTTTGCAATTTCTCTAAAAGAAATTTCCACTTGTTTTGGTTTACCGGTTAGCAAGTCCCGACCTTGGACACTCATATCGTCAGGTGCAGTTTCGAGATCTTCGGTAGCAGAACCAATTTGGATCTTGATCTTTTCAGCAGTACGTTCTCCAATAAACAAGTTATGCTGTGTTCTCATGAAGTAAATGATATCATTAGTAAACACATCACCAGCAATTTTTACAGATTTATCACAAACAATACCGCCAAGCGCAATAACTGCTATTTCGGTAGTACCTCCACCTATATCAACAATCATATTTCCTTTGGGTTGCATAATGTCTACACCAATACCAATAGCTGCTGCCATAGGTTCGTGAATAAGATAAACTTCTTTGCCGTTTACTCGTTCTGCAGAATCTTTAACCGCTCTCATTTCTACCTCTGTAATTCCACTAGGAATACAAATGACCATACGTAGGGAAGGCGTGAATAAGCGCTTTTTGAGTGCAGGAATTTCTTTTATGAACATACTGATCATTTGCTCACTTGCATTAAAATCTGCAATAACCCCATCTTTAAGAGGACGAATGGTTTTGATGTTTTCGTGAGTTTTCCCCTGCATCATTGCAGCCTCTTTTCCAACCGCTATAATCTTTCCAGTAATTCGATTTATAGCTACGATAGAAGGGCTGTCGACAACGACTTTATCTTTGTGAATTATTAATGTGTTGGCAGTACCTAAGTCGATAGCGATATCTTCAGTTAGAAAGTCAAAAAATCCCATGTTATAATAAAATTAGAAGAGGATGAAGTTAGTGAATTAATGCTTAAAGTGACGCGTTCCTGTCATTACCATAGAAATATTATTTTCGTCACAATATGCAATGCTAAGTTTGTCTTTGATAGATCCTCCAGGTTGGATTACAGAAGTAATACCCACCTTGCCTGCTATCTCTACACAATCTGGAAAAGGAAAAAAAGCATCACTAGCCATAACAGAATCTTTTAAGTCAAACTTAAAATTTAAAGCCTTTTCAATAGCGTGGTTAAGCGCATCTACTCGAGAGGTTTGGCCAGTCCCACTTGCTAGCAATTGTTTGTCTTTTGCCAATACAATAGTGTTGGACTTGGTATGCTTACAAATCTTTGAAGCAAACAACAGATCGTCAACTTGAGAGTCTGTTGGGGATGTTTTTGTTACTGTTTTTATTTCTTCTTCGTTATCTGTTTTGAGATCCCTGTCTTGAACTAAAACACCATTAAGACAAGTTCTCACAATCTTATCTTCAAATTGGAATACTTTTTGGACGAGTATAATTCTGTTTTTCTTTTTGGTAAGTATTTCCAAAGCTTCATCACTATAACTTGGAGCAATGACAACTTCACAAAATAGGCTGTTAATTTCTTCTGATGTTGCTTTATCAATTTCTGTATTTGAAATTAAAACTCCTCCAAAAGCAGAGACTGGATCTCCTGCTAATGCGTCTACATAGGCTTTATAAATACTATCGCGTTGAGCAAGGCCACAAGCATTATTATGCTTTAAAATGGCGAAGGTTGGTGCATCATTAGTAAATTCTGCCATCAAATTGACCGCAGCGTCTACATCTAACAAGTTATTGTAAGATAATTCTTTGCCGTGAAGTTTATTAAATGCTTCATCAAAGTCACCAAAGAAAAACCCTTGTTGGTGAGGGTTTTCTCCATATCGTAATTCTACTCCTTTCTCAAAACTTTGTTTATGAGAAGGAAGTTGTTCTGTAGTGTTGAAGTAATTAAAAATGGTGGTATCATAATGAGAAGAAATCTGGAAAGCCTTTGCAGCAAAATTCTTTCGCTCTTTAAGGCTTACTTTTCCTTTCGAGTTTTTAAGAACTCCCAGAAGGCTTTCATAATCTGATTTTGAAGAGACACAAAGCACGTCTTTAAAATTTTTGGCAGCAGCTCTTATTAAGGAGATGCCTCCTATATCAATTTTTTCAATACTATCTTCTTCATTCGCGCCAGATGCTACGGTATCCTCAAAAGGATATAAATCAACAATAACCAAGTCGATTTGTGGAATATCATAAGATTTTAATTCCTCTTGGTCTTGCCCGTTATCACTTCGATTTAAGATCCCTCCAAAAACTTTTGGGTGAAGGGTTTTAACTCGACCTCCTAAGATAGAAGGGTAGGACGTAATATCTTCTACGGGAGTAACATCTATATCTAAGTCTTTGATGAATTTTTCAGTCCCTCCAGTAGAGTAAATTTGTACTCCTAGATCATTTAAGGTTTGTACAATAGGCCCTAAGCCTTCTTTGTGAAATACTGAGATTAAAGCGGATTTTATTTCTTTTTCTTGGGCCATTTAAGATACGTTTTGTTAACGTCCCAAATGTAGAACATTGCCAATGAATATTTAAACGATGAACACCAAATAATCAGGAAATATAAAGCCCAGCTTTTGCTGGACTTTATATTCTAATTTTGGACACTACTATTTTAAACGATCATCCCCGCAGCGACAGTTTCCTTAGTAGACTCATCTACTAGTATTATGCTTCCTGTGCTTCGGTTATCTCTATAACTATCAATCATCAATCGATGAGAAGTTTTAAGTTTTACTCTAGCAATATCATTCATTGTTAAATCCTTATCCTCTTCATTTCGTTTGAATGTATTGACATCCACTTTGTAAACCACCTCTTTAATGACAGCTTTTTGCTCGTTGGAGGTATGCATGATAGTGTATTTGGTTCTAGACTTTAAAGGAGCGTTATTTAGCCAGCATAACATCACATCAAATTCTTGTGAAAGTTTTGGTTGATTGTTCTTTTTCACAATCATATCTCCTCTGCTTATATCAACATCATCTTCCAAGGTTATTGCTACAGACATAGGAGCAAAAGCTTCTTCAACTTCAGTTTCTCCAACGTTTATGGTTTTAATTTTAGACGTAAAACCAGAAGGTAATATAGCTACTTCTTCGTTCACTCTATAAATCCCACTAGCTATTCTTCCTGCATATCCTCTGTAATCTTCGAAGCCTTTGCGTTGAGGTCTAAGAACGGTTTGCACTGGAAATCTAGCATCAATTTTGTTGATATCACTACTAATGTGTAGGGTTTCTAGCTCATGCAACATTGGCGAACCTTGAAACCAAGTCATATTTTCTGAGCGGTTGACTACATTATCACCATCTAATGCACTTATGGGTATATAACGCACGTCTTTGATAAGTAGTTTCGAAGAAAACTCTTCAAATTGCTCCACAATGGAGTTGAAGGTCTCTTCAGAATAAGATACCAAGTCCATTTTATTTACACACACTATAATGTGAGGAATATTTAATAAAGAAGCTATAAAGGTATGCCTTTTTGTTTGCTCAATAACTCCGTGTCTTGCATCAATAAGGACAACAGCAGCATTGGCAGTAGATGCGCCAGTCACCATGTTTCTAGTGTACTGGATGTGACCAGGTGTGTCTGCGATAATAAATTTACGCTTTGGTGTTGTAAAATATCTATAAGCAACATCAATAGTAATTCCCTGTTCCCGTTCATCTTTAAGTCCGTCGGTGAACATAGCAAGGTCTACACCTTCTATTCCTTTTTGTTTACTTGAATTTTTTACAGCGGCTAGTTGGTCTTCAAAAATGGATTTGGAATCGTAAAGCAGTCTTCCAATAAGTGTGCTTTTACCATCATCTACACTTCCAGCAGTGGTAAATCTTAGCAATTGGTTTTTATCTATTTTCATGATATGCATCAGTTTTTGTAATCAGAATTTTGGGTGTTTTAGAGAAATTATAGTCTAGAAATAGCCGTCTTTTTTTCGATCTTCCATCGCAGTTTCTGATCTTTTATCATCACTTCTATTTCCTCTTTCGGTTTCTCTCATCGTAGAAACCTCCTCAACGATTTTTTCCATAGTGTCTGCGTCAGACTCTATTCCTCCTGTAATGGTGATGTCTCCTAGGGTTCTAAATCTTATTTTTTTAGAGACTATTTCCTCATTAGGCTCTAGTTTTAAAAATTCAGAATTTGGAATCCAAGACCCATTTCTCTTCACTACGTCTCTCTGGTGAGCTAAATATAAAGAGGGGATTTCTATTTTTTCTTTGGTGAGGTAGTTCCAAACATCCATTTCTGTCCAGTTACTGATAGGAAAGGCTCTGAAGTGTTCTCCTTCAAAATATTTCCCATTGAGTAAATTCCACAGTTCAGGACGCTGATTTTTAGGATCCCACTGCCCAAACTCATCTCTATGCGAGAAAAAACGTTCTTTTGCTCTTGCTTTCTCTTCATCTCTACGGCCACCGCCAATAGCACAATCCACTTTATGCTCTTCTAGACTATCCAACAGCGTTGTGATTTGTAAAGCATTTCTAGTTGCATTTTTACCTTTTTCTTCGGTAACACGTCCTTTATCTATCGATTCTTGGACAGAACCTACAATAAGATTGACACCTAGTTGTTTGGCAAGATCATCTCTAAATTGAATAGCTTCTGGGAAATTATGCCCGGTGTCTACATGCATTAGAGCAAAAGGAATCTTTGCAGGATGAAAGGCTTTTTTGGCCAAATGCGTTATAAGAATGGAATCCTTCCCTCCAGAAAATAAAATAACTGGATTTTGAAATTGGCCCCAAACTTCTCTTAAAATAAAGATGGCTTCTGATTCCAACTCTTCTAAATAATTTAAATAATAGGTGCTCATAGTTTTATATTCTTCGTGTTTCTTCTAAATAATCTATAATTTGCTTCACGCTCATTTCTATACTAATATCTACTGTAGAAATCTGAAGATGTGGGTTTTTTGGAGCTTCATAGGGTGCGTCTATGCCCGTGAAGTTTTTTATTTCTCCAGCCCTTGCTTTTTTGTATAAGCCTTTTACGTCCCTATTCTCACATTCTTCTAAGGAGGTATCTACATATATCTCAATAAGATCTTCATGGCCTACAATTTCTTTAACTTGATCTCTGTCTGAAATCAATGGAGACACAAATGCAGCGATAGTTACCACTCCAGAGTCAACGAAGAGTTTTGCAACTTCAGCGATTCGCCTTAAATTCTCGTAGCGATCCTCTTTAGTAAATCCAAGCCCTTTATTAATTCCACTTCTTATGTTATCCCCATCTAAAGCATAGGTGTGGATTCCTTTATAAAATAATTCTTCTTCAACTTTATTTGCTATGGTCGATTTTCCAGAACCCGAAAGCCCGGTAAACCAAAGCACAAAAGAATCGTGACCATTGACTTTATTTCTATGCGATCTAGTTATATCGTAGTCATGTATGACAATGTTTTTACTCATAATGTTGTTTTGACATGAAAATAACCGTTCAAAAGATTTTCTCTATTGTAAAGCATTTCTTCATTTGTATCTAGGCTTATAACTCGAAGGCCAACAGCTTTACAAATAGCTTGTCCTGCAGCGGTATCCCACTCCATTGTGGGTGCATATCGAGGATATACGTCTGCCTCTCCTTCTGCGACTAGGCAAAATTTTAGAGAACTTCCTTTGGAAACAATTTCTACTGGTTTGTGATGTGTGTCTTTCAGTTTCTCTACATAGTCCAAAGTGTCTTGATTCATGTGAGATCGGCTTCCAACCACTCTAATGGGATTAGAGCTCTGGCTCGGCTTCAAAGGGTTTGCTTTTTTCAGTAAAGTATCCACATCAAACTCTCCTTGCGGAACTTCTACTTTATAGGAAGTTTGGGTCTCAACATCTCCCACATATAAAATGCGCTGCGCAGGAACATAAATAACTCCAAAAATTGACTTTTGTTCATCAATCAGAGCAATATTGACGGTAAATTCACCATTCTTTTTTACAAATTCCTTAGTCCCATCCAGTGGGTCCACAATCCAACAAGTTTTCCAGGACTTTCGGTCACTATAGTCTATAGTTTTGTTTTCTTCACTAATAATTGGGATAGAAGTCGTCTCCAAATAAGACATGATCACTTTATTGGCTTCTTGATCTGCTAAAGTTAGCGGAGAATTATCTTCTTTATATTCTACTGCAAAATCTTGCTTGTAGATGTTCATAATAGCTTCACCTGCTTTTATAGAAGCCTCAATTGCCTTTAATTTATTTTTATGCATATAAGTAATTATTTTAACTTAAGTCCTGATATTCATTTGATTATGTTTGTGCTAAAACATGAATTTCAAACACTTATCTTTATTTTTTATAATAATTGATAAAAGTATACAATTTCTACCAATTTAGTAGACTATTCAAATTTGAAAACAGAATTTTTTTATGTTAATTTTTTTTCTGAAGTAAAATTGTAATTATTTACTCTTTCTTTCGACAATTAAAATCGAAACTTTGATTCTTAGATTCAAGCATGTAAATAAAAAGTTATGAAAACCATCAACACCTTTTTTTTTGGTCTTTTTTTCTCTGTTTTAGGAGTGGGGACTACTTTGAGTCAAAATATCCATCAGCATCATCAATGGCAGGATTTACTTGAAACTTATGTGAATACTCATGGAGATGTTGATTATAAGAATTTGAAACAAAATGAAAAGAAACTCGACGCCTACTTAGATCTTCTTTCTAAAAACCCTCCTGAAGACTCTTGGACCAAAAATAAAAAGAAAGCTTACCTTATCAATGCGTATAATGCGTTTACCGTAAAGTTGATTTTAGATCACTATCCCATAGAAAGCATTAAAAATATTGGAGGTTTTTTTAGCAGTCCTTTTACTACAGAATTTGCAAAAATCGGTGGTAAATTATATTCCCTAGATGATATTGAAAAAGGGATGCTTTTGAAAATGGGAGATCCTCGCGTTCATTTTGCCGTGAACTGCGCTTCAGAATCTTGTCCCAAATTGTTGAATGAAGCTTATGTAGCTGCAAAACTCGAAAAGCAACTTGATGCTTCAGCAAAAACCTTCGTAAATTCTGATAAAAATAAATTATCAAAAACTAAAGCAGAGCTCTCTAAAATTTTCAAATGGTATGCTTCAGATTTTGAATCTGAATTTGGGTCAGTAATAAGATTCATAAATATCTATGCAGATGAAACTATAGACGAAGAAGCATTTATAAATTATTTGTCATACTCTTGGGAACTGAATGAAATGTAGCTGGCATGATTAGTATCATTATTCCTGTTTATAATGAAGCTGAAGAGGTTATAAGCAACCTTATACAAATTCAGAATAGAATAAGTTCTTTTGGGTATGTTAAGGAAATTCTCGTTGTGGACGGCGGAAGTAACGACGGAACTTTAGCTTTAATTAATCAGTTTGACGGTATCAAATGCTTGGAAAGTAAAAGAGGAAGATCAAGGCAAATGAACCATGGTGCTAAACAAGCTACTGCAGAAATCCTATATTTTCTGCATATCGATTCTTTTCCACCACAAGATTTTGATAGGCTAATTGAAGAATCTGTTCGAGATGGACACCAAGCTGGATGTTTTAAAATGAAATTTAGGAGTCGACATTCCTGGCTTCAATTTATTAGCTGGTTTACAAAATTCAATGCCAGGTTTTGTAGAGGTGGTGACCAGAGTTTGTTCGTCACAAAATCTCTTTTTGAAAAGGTAGGAGGCTACAATGAAGAGTTTCTGATTTATGAAGATCATGAAATTTTAAAACCGATTTATGACTCTTCTGGTTTTAAGGTGATTCAGCATTCGATTTCAACATCTGCAAGACGTTTTGAAGATAAAGGCATTTTGAAATTACAGATTCTCTTTTGGATAATTTATTTAAAAAAATGGAGTGGGGCTTCATCAGATGAGCTTTATAGCTTCTATATGAAGCACATTAACAACTGATTTTGTTTACCTTAAGGCTCTTGACTTATTTGATAAACTAGTTTTACATCTTAAACGTTGATAGTTTGGTGCAAAAACACATCCTACCGATTAAAGACTGGAAACTAATCTGGAAGAAATCAGTGTTGATGAAACAGTTATAGTTAAGGTTCCAAAAACACGAGAGACTTTTAGTTTTTCTTTTCAGTTGTAAACATTCTTACGTAGAAAGCGTAATTTTTTGATTGGATATTTATCATTTGTTTTTACAAAAAACAATCAAGGTTAATAACTACTCTAACAGTATTATTTGACATTTTGAGAAGAACATTATTTTGAATATAACTACTTTTACTCCCCCAAATAAGCATTAGGAATCGTGTTTTGTTTGCGTATTGGTTATTTTTTCTGTGACATACTTGAAAGCTCAAGACAAATTAGTTCTGTTTTTTTATAGGCTTAAACTCGGGGTTTCTGTTTCAGAAGTTTAAGGTGCTGAGAAAATTAATCCTTTCAGGACACCGATATTGAGTGGTGTGCAGACGGAATATAAATTTATAAAAAGTTGGTAGTCAACCTGAGTTAATTTATACCAAGTGAGGTATTGTAAAAGAGGCAACCCCAATAGAACTCAATTTGATCTTTCTTTGAAATTAGATCATCTAAATCTGCCGATTTTATTTAAATACTTTGTTGTGGAAGGCTTAACTTTGAAATTGGGGTCTGGAATGAGTTATCTTATCAATTCTCAACACAAAACTATAGTAGTGTCTAAGTCTTCTATTTAATAAATTTCAGACCAATTTAAGGACGTAAATTATAGAGCTAATAGTGGAGGTCAATTATAAAATGGAATGAGGCTTTACTATTGGATTTAGATATGATAGAAATTTTATCGTTATCAACAACGGAAATAACCCAGAGACAGGTCAACTCAATACCATTATATGACAGCTCAGTTTTCAATACTTTTTTAAATAATACTAAATACTCAAGAGTCTAAAAAACAGTACCTTTGCAAAAAATTTGAAAATGAAAGATCCTAAAAAAAATAAAACCAATCCAAAGACGTCTCCAAAAGATAAATTCAGTAAGAAAGAAGTTGCGCAGTCCAAAGTAGACAAGCAAATTAAGAATCCAAGTGCGGGCATGCGTCTTAACAAATACATTTCTAACTCAGGGGTTTGTTCCCGTCGCGATGCTGATATCTATATAAAATCTGGCAACGTAACGGTAAATGGAGAGGTGATTATAGAAATGGGACACCATGTGAAGCTAGAGGATGAGGTTAAGTTCGACGGACGTAGAATCAATCCAGAGCCTAAAGCATATGTTTTGCTTAATAAACCCAAGAGCTTTTATGTCACGGGTAGTTACGAAAAAGGGAAGCTTACCGCTTTAGACCTAGTCCAAAATGCCTCTAAGTCTAAACTTGCACCGGTTGGCAAATTAGACACCAGTGCTATGGGACTTATCCTCTTTACAAACGATGGTACGCTGGCTAAAAAACTCTCGGGTCATAAAAATGGAATTCGACAAATTTATCAAGTTGAATTAACTAAGCCTTTAAGAGAATCTGATTTAGAAGTGATTAAAGATGGTCCGTTTATCGAAGGTTCTAAAGTAAAAATTGAAGAAGCGGCTTTTGTCGACAATAGACCAAAAAACATCGTAGGACTTGAACTAAGGAGTCAACGTGCTCATATCGTTCAACGTATATTTAAAAAACTGGGTTATGAGATTGAAAAAATGGATCGCGTGATTTATGCAAATCTCGATAAGAAAAATTTACCTAGAGGTCATTATCGTCACCTTACCAGACAAGAGGTCATCAATTTAGGAATGGTTTAAAACACTCTAATTGGCAATCTTTGTCATAATTTTAATGTTTTGAATTGTCTTGTCTTTTTGATTACTCGGCTCAAAATATAACAGCTCGCAAAGCAACTTATGATCACCAAATGGACAACATTGAATTTATGGAAAGGTAAAACTTTTCTAGTATCTTTTCCGATTTAGGTAATACAATGCTGCTGAGGGTAATGTAAAAAAGATGCGTATAAGTGATAGTAGTTAAAGTTATGGAGGTTACCGCTAATTACTTATAATTCCCTTCTGATTAATTTTATCATCAAGCATTTTGGTTATTAGAGTATTGAAAATCGCGACCTTGTTCCGCAAGTGGTTTTGTTTATGACAGAACTCATTGAAATACCGATTGATGTTGAACTCGCTTACCCATAAATATGTTTCTTTTATCTATGATTTTACCTGATGAATTATGGTGTGCAATGCTTTAAAGTTCTGCCTAATGTTGCTTGGTATTTGGGCAATGTTGAAAGCTTAGGCAAAAGATCCGTATCTTCTCCAAGGGTCTGTCGTGATGAGCGCATCTCTTTAGATGTGGTCCACAGATATATAATTGTAATGAACTTGTCGAAAAGTCCATTATGCTTACCATATACAAAGTTTGACCTTACCCAGATCGGTAAGTTGTAAAGCTTTCGATGCTTTCTTTCTCTTTCTTGACGTCACAGCTACGAAAGATTTCCACTTCCTTATAGCCCCAAGTACAAACTCTACAACATGTACTACGCGATACAAGTGTTTGAAGTAGAAGACCATAGGTGTATGCAGATATTATATTGGCGAGCAAAATCCATCTTAATTTGACAGGCGGTAAGGTTATATTTTAAACACATACATTTGTTCTAATTCTTCAAACTAGAGAGGTATTCCTTGCATTCGAGACTCGTTTTAAACCGATCAGAGAACTCTAGAAGATTTTGATCTTTAAGTGTGCTCAAATTTATTAATTTTAATTAGCCTAGAGTTAAGTATTTGTTGACTGACCTCTTTAATCTTAAACAAATTTGGACCTTTAAATCTTAAAAAGAGATCTATAATTTTAACAAATTATCAGTTTTTTTTTATTCATAAATAAACTTATTTTGCATAATATTATTAGTCTTTTGTCTATTTTTATTCCCTATTACTAATTGAAATAGGTGTTCATTTTTAAAACTATTTTTTTACTTAACTTTAAACCAATAATTACCTATTATAAATGAATACAAAGTATATTGACCTCATAAGTCAAACTTATCAATTTCCTCAGGACGAATTTCAACTTAAAAACGATCACCTGACATTTCACGACATCGATTTGATGGAATTGGTTGAAAAATACGGCGCCCCTCTTAAATTTACCTACTTACCAAAGATTTCTGAAAATATTCACAGGGCTCAAAAGTGGTTTAAAGATGCCATTGAAAAGAATAATTACAGAGCGACTTACAATTATTGCTATTGCACCAAGAGTTCTCATTTTAAACATGTTCTAGATGAAGCCCTTAAAAATGATATTCACATAGAAACATCATCAGCATTTGATATAGATATTGTCAATAGTTTAAAGGAAAGGGGTAAAATCACCAAAGACACTTATGTTATTTGTAATGGCTTCAAGAGAGATCAATATGTCTCTAATATTGCTAATCTCATCAATAATGGACATCAGAATTGTATTCCAGTGATAGATAACTATGAGGAAATCGATTTGTTAACCAAGGCGATTGATAAAGATTTTAAAATAGGTATTCGAATTGCATCAGAGGAAGAACCAAAGTTTGAGTTTTATACCTCAAGGTTAGGAATAGGCTATAAAAATATTATTCCGTTTTACGAAGATCAAATCAAAAACAATGATCAAGTGGAGTTGAAAATGCTTCATTTCTTTATCAATACAGGTATAAGGGATAATGCGTATTATTGGAATGAACTTCAGAAGTGTTTACGTGTATATACTCGCCTAAAGAAGGTATGCCCAAGTTTAGATAGTCTCAATATTGGTGGGGGTTTTCCCATAAAAAATTCACTGGCTTTTGAATATGATTACCAATATATTATTGAAGAGGTTGTTAGTCAAATTAAAT
It contains:
- the cysD gene encoding sulfate adenylyltransferase subunit CysD, giving the protein MSTYYLNYLEELESEAIFILREVWGQFQNPVILFSGGKDSILITHLAKKAFHPAKIPFALMHVDTGHNFPEAIQFRDDLAKQLGVNLIVGSVQESIDKGRVTEEKGKNATRNALQITTLLDSLEEHKVDCAIGGGRRDEEKARAKERFFSHRDEFGQWDPKNQRPELWNLLNGKYFEGEHFRAFPISNWTEMDVWNYLTKEKIEIPSLYLAHQRDVVKRNGSWIPNSEFLKLEPNEEIVSKKIRFRTLGDITITGGIESDADTMEKIVEEVSTMRETERGNRSDDKRSETAMEDRKKDGYF
- a CDS encoding sulfate adenylyltransferase subunit 1 — encoded protein: MKIDKNQLLRFTTAGSVDDGKSTLIGRLLYDSKSIFEDQLAAVKNSSKQKGIEGVDLAMFTDGLKDEREQGITIDVAYRYFTTPKRKFIIADTPGHIQYTRNMVTGASTANAAVVLIDARHGVIEQTKRHTFIASLLNIPHIIVCVNKMDLVSYSEETFNSIVEQFEEFSSKLLIKDVRYIPISALDGDNVVNRSENMTWFQGSPMLHELETLHISSDINKIDARFPVQTVLRPQRKGFEDYRGYAGRIASGIYRVNEEVAILPSGFTSKIKTINVGETEVEEAFAPMSVAITLEDDVDISRGDMIVKKNNQPKLSQEFDVMLCWLNNAPLKSRTKYTIMHTSNEQKAVIKEVVYKVDVNTFKRNEEDKDLTMNDIARVKLKTSHRLMIDSYRDNRSTGSIILVDESTKETVAAGMIV
- the purH gene encoding bifunctional phosphoribosylaminoimidazolecarboxamide formyltransferase/IMP cyclohydrolase — protein: MAQEKEIKSALISVFHKEGLGPIVQTLNDLGVQIYSTGGTEKFIKDLDIDVTPVEDITSYPSILGGRVKTLHPKVFGGILNRSDNGQDQEELKSYDIPQIDLVIVDLYPFEDTVASGANEEDSIEKIDIGGISLIRAAAKNFKDVLCVSSKSDYESLLGVLKNSKGKVSLKERKNFAAKAFQISSHYDTTIFNYFNTTEQLPSHKQSFEKGVELRYGENPHQQGFFFGDFDEAFNKLHGKELSYNNLLDVDAAVNLMAEFTNDAPTFAILKHNNACGLAQRDSIYKAYVDALAGDPVSAFGGVLISNTEIDKATSEEINSLFCEVVIAPSYSDEALEILTKKKNRIILVQKVFQFEDKIVRTCLNGVLVQDRDLKTDNEEEIKTVTKTSPTDSQVDDLLFASKICKHTKSNTIVLAKDKQLLASGTGQTSRVDALNHAIEKALNFKFDLKDSVMASDAFFPFPDCVEIAGKVGITSVIQPGGSIKDKLSIAYCDENNISMVMTGTRHFKH
- the cysC gene encoding adenylyl-sulfate kinase; translated protein: MSKNIVIHDYDITRSHRNKVNGHDSFVLWFTGLSGSGKSTIANKVEEELFYKGIHTYALDGDNIRSGINKGLGFTKEDRYENLRRIAEVAKLFVDSGVVTIAAFVSPLISDRDQVKEIVGHEDLIEIYVDTSLEECENRDVKGLYKKARAGEIKNFTGIDAPYEAPKNPHLQISTVDISIEMSVKQIIDYLEETRRI
- a CDS encoding TIGR04283 family arsenosugar biosynthesis glycosyltransferase, producing the protein MISIIIPVYNEAEEVISNLIQIQNRISSFGYVKEILVVDGGSNDGTLALINQFDGIKCLESKRGRSRQMNHGAKQATAEILYFLHIDSFPPQDFDRLIEESVRDGHQAGCFKMKFRSRHSWLQFISWFTKFNARFCRGGDQSLFVTKSLFEKVGGYNEEFLIYEDHEILKPIYDSSGFKVIQHSISTSARRFEDKGILKLQILFWIIYLKKWSGASSDELYSFYMKHINN
- the cysQ gene encoding 3'(2'),5'-bisphosphate nucleotidase CysQ, whose product is MHKNKLKAIEASIKAGEAIMNIYKQDFAVEYKEDNSPLTLADQEANKVIMSYLETTSIPIISEENKTIDYSDRKSWKTCWIVDPLDGTKEFVKKNGEFTVNIALIDEQKSIFGVIYVPAQRILYVGDVETQTSYKVEVPQGEFDVDTLLKKANPLKPSQSSNPIRVVGSRSHMNQDTLDYVEKLKDTHHKPVEIVSKGSSLKFCLVAEGEADVYPRYAPTMEWDTAAGQAICKAVGLRVISLDTNEEMLYNRENLLNGYFHVKTTL
- a CDS encoding DUF547 domain-containing protein, encoding MKTINTFFFGLFFSVLGVGTTLSQNIHQHHQWQDLLETYVNTHGDVDYKNLKQNEKKLDAYLDLLSKNPPEDSWTKNKKKAYLINAYNAFTVKLILDHYPIESIKNIGGFFSSPFTTEFAKIGGKLYSLDDIEKGMLLKMGDPRVHFAVNCASESCPKLLNEAYVAAKLEKQLDASAKTFVNSDKNKLSKTKAELSKIFKWYASDFESEFGSVIRFINIYADETIDEEAFINYLSYSWELNEM
- a CDS encoding pseudouridine synthase yields the protein MKDPKKNKTNPKTSPKDKFSKKEVAQSKVDKQIKNPSAGMRLNKYISNSGVCSRRDADIYIKSGNVTVNGEVIIEMGHHVKLEDEVKFDGRRINPEPKAYVLLNKPKSFYVTGSYEKGKLTALDLVQNASKSKLAPVGKLDTSAMGLILFTNDGTLAKKLSGHKNGIRQIYQVELTKPLRESDLEVIKDGPFIEGSKVKIEEAAFVDNRPKNIVGLELRSQRAHIVQRIFKKLGYEIEKMDRVIYANLDKKNLPRGHYRHLTRQEVINLGMV
- a CDS encoding rod shape-determining protein; amino-acid sequence: MGFFDFLTEDIAIDLGTANTLIIHKDKVVVDSPSIVAINRITGKIIAVGKEAAMMQGKTHENIKTIRPLKDGVIADFNASEQMISMFIKEIPALKKRLFTPSLRMVICIPSGITEVEMRAVKDSAERVNGKEVYLIHEPMAAAIGIGVDIMQPKGNMIVDIGGGTTEIAVIALGGIVCDKSVKIAGDVFTNDIIYFMRTQHNLFIGERTAEKIKIQIGSATEDLETAPDDMSVQGRDLLTGKPKQVEISFREIAKALDKSILRIEDAVMETLSQTPPELAADIYNTGIYLAGGGSMLRGLDKRLSQKTDLPVYIAEDPLRAIVRGTGITLKDLERYKPVLLK